Proteins encoded by one window of Cuniculiplasma divulgatum:
- a CDS encoding MFS transporter translates to MVQYKWVALSNTTLGVLMASINSTIVLISLPAIFKGIHLNPFLGSSFQYLLWILMGYMMVTAVLLVTFGRLSDIFGRVRLFNLGFLIFTVGSILLYLTPGTGDTAGLELILFRMVQAVGASFLFANSAAIITDSFPANERGKAMGLNQIAALAGSLIGLILGGILATIYWRDVFLVSVPVGIIGTVWSYAKLKETSTRHEKQKLDIPGNIAFAGGLTLILLGVTYGLMPYDNSSMGWGNPYVIASMAIGVILVIAFIFIERAVEQPMFNLSLFKNRAFATGSFASMLQSMGMGGLMFMIIILLQGIWLPLHGYSYSSVPFWAGIYTIPMMLGFVVFGPVSGALSDKIGARLISTVGLVISAVAFLLLATLPYNFAYVPFALMLFMMGSGMGMFAAPNITAVMNSVKPQLRGVASGMRATLQNTGQTASMGIFFTIVLVYLTRLIPGSFGPALATSGAPVLIPIFDKLPPTSALFSAFLGYNPVGTILSEPALAGLSALIPHSVIVTLEGKIWFPTALAGSFMTSLRMAFIAGFFIFIVGAILSALRGKRVIYDDSKKEVVNESGSSSPSPSVSPSTVKTEEVRN, encoded by the coding sequence ATGGTTCAGTACAAATGGGTTGCATTATCTAATACTACACTTGGTGTTTTGATGGCTTCAATTAACAGCACCATTGTGTTAATATCCTTACCAGCTATCTTCAAAGGTATACATTTGAATCCTTTCCTGGGTTCATCTTTTCAATATCTGCTCTGGATACTGATGGGTTACATGATGGTAACCGCAGTGCTATTGGTTACATTTGGGAGATTATCAGATATATTTGGAAGAGTCAGGTTATTTAACCTTGGTTTTCTTATTTTTACAGTAGGTTCCATATTGCTTTATCTTACACCCGGAACGGGAGATACAGCGGGACTTGAATTAATTCTATTCAGGATGGTTCAGGCAGTTGGAGCTTCATTCTTATTTGCAAACTCTGCAGCAATCATAACAGACAGTTTCCCCGCAAATGAAAGGGGAAAAGCCATGGGGCTAAACCAGATAGCGGCCCTTGCTGGATCCCTTATTGGTTTAATTCTTGGAGGAATACTTGCTACAATATACTGGCGAGATGTGTTTCTGGTGAGTGTTCCGGTTGGTATTATAGGTACAGTATGGTCATATGCAAAGCTTAAGGAAACCTCAACACGTCACGAGAAACAAAAATTGGATATTCCAGGGAATATTGCGTTCGCTGGAGGTCTAACACTGATACTTCTCGGCGTAACTTATGGTCTTATGCCATATGATAACTCAAGCATGGGATGGGGAAATCCGTATGTAATTGCTTCAATGGCGATCGGCGTAATTCTGGTTATTGCATTCATATTCATAGAAAGGGCAGTTGAACAGCCAATGTTTAACCTCTCATTATTCAAAAACAGGGCGTTCGCAACTGGAAGTTTTGCAAGTATGCTACAGTCAATGGGAATGGGTGGTCTGATGTTCATGATAATCATTCTTCTTCAGGGAATCTGGCTACCATTGCACGGTTACAGTTACAGTTCCGTACCATTCTGGGCTGGGATTTATACCATCCCTATGATGCTGGGATTTGTGGTGTTCGGTCCAGTTAGTGGCGCTTTATCGGACAAGATAGGAGCCAGACTTATATCCACGGTTGGCTTAGTAATAAGTGCAGTTGCATTCCTGTTACTTGCAACCCTACCATATAACTTCGCGTACGTTCCATTTGCCCTGATGCTATTTATGATGGGATCAGGAATGGGAATGTTCGCTGCTCCAAACATAACAGCGGTAATGAATTCAGTAAAGCCACAGCTAAGAGGTGTTGCCTCAGGAATGAGAGCGACCTTGCAAAACACAGGTCAAACAGCAAGTATGGGTATATTCTTCACAATCGTTCTTGTATATCTAACAAGACTCATACCGGGTTCTTTCGGTCCTGCACTTGCAACATCCGGTGCACCTGTTCTCATACCAATATTTGATAAGCTGCCTCCAACCTCAGCACTGTTCTCAGCATTTCTTGGCTACAATCCAGTAGGTACAATTCTTTCAGAACCCGCACTGGCTGGATTAAGTGCCTTAATACCACATTCAGTAATCGTAACACTTGAAGGAAAGATATGGTTCCCAACTGCACTGGCAGGATCATTCATGACATCTCTAAGGATGGCATTCATAGCTGGATTCTTCATCTTCATTGTGGGAGCAATACTTTCAGCACTGAGGGGAAAGAGGGTTATATATGACGATTCCAAGAAGGAGGTTGTAAATGAATCTGGATCATCCTCTCCTTCACCATCTGTATCTCCTTCAACAGTGAAGACAGAGGAAGTAAGAAACTAA
- a CDS encoding B12-binding domain-containing radical SAM protein, with protein MTRFVLISDSTLSYEYRNFPLLDFLPCAPGKAIPERVYKFLKGPAPPAKPNGETVFAPYAIRKLEASLLTKFKREEIAVAHEDHLENFIKDDTEIIAVSTMDPLGIGPTTMSYYALFGGNLDAWVRRDWDKLMDRINVVRKGKKAKLIVGGPGVWEFTILRDEIEKYHYDYVFSGEADDIAPMLFDQIASGDIDKNVFRTGFVSYDENFKRVTINDPLFLSRGFSKAAYPRLEEIPRIVAPSMKGMVEVMRGCGVGCDFCEVTLRPLRYEPTENIVAELEINASAGITNGWLHSDEFFGYKHGNLFAPNEEALSELLTAVMNVKGIKTSNPTHGRVSIPAGYPEMMEKLSKILKTGPRNWIGIQTGVETGSDELAKKHMPNKTLPLRIGPDGSWLDIVWQGVYVETKNYWRPAFTLQVGQNEETEDDNWQTVEMINRLSNSYSEGGRPFEFTVTPLVNVPLGRIKSRSLNTNMLTKDMMAVYYASYRHLSKMATRDGFRDTDGNFLSRIGTGSLISGGGYLMMKYIEKRAAKMGVDIEKVKHYGVEHSREITSLSALARA; from the coding sequence ATGACGAGATTTGTATTAATATCGGATAGCACATTGAGTTATGAATACAGGAATTTTCCACTTTTAGATTTTCTACCCTGTGCGCCTGGAAAGGCAATACCAGAAAGAGTTTACAAATTCCTGAAGGGGCCTGCTCCCCCTGCTAAACCAAATGGAGAAACAGTATTTGCACCATATGCCATAAGGAAGCTTGAAGCCAGTCTTCTTACTAAATTCAAGAGAGAAGAAATAGCAGTTGCACACGAAGATCATCTTGAGAATTTTATCAAGGATGACACGGAAATCATAGCTGTTTCAACTATGGATCCACTGGGTATCGGACCGACAACAATGTCCTACTATGCACTTTTTGGAGGTAATCTCGATGCATGGGTAAGGAGAGACTGGGATAAACTGATGGATAGAATCAACGTGGTAAGGAAGGGAAAGAAGGCAAAACTGATCGTTGGTGGACCAGGAGTATGGGAATTTACAATTCTAAGAGACGAGATAGAGAAATATCATTACGACTATGTATTTTCAGGTGAGGCAGATGATATTGCACCAATGTTATTTGATCAGATAGCATCAGGTGATATAGACAAAAATGTTTTCAGAACTGGTTTTGTAAGTTATGATGAAAACTTCAAAAGAGTTACAATAAATGATCCACTTTTCCTTTCAAGAGGATTTTCCAAGGCAGCATACCCGAGACTTGAGGAGATACCTAGAATTGTTGCACCTTCCATGAAGGGAATGGTTGAAGTTATGAGAGGTTGTGGTGTGGGGTGTGATTTCTGTGAAGTAACACTAAGACCGCTTAGATATGAGCCTACCGAAAATATCGTTGCTGAACTTGAGATAAATGCATCCGCCGGGATAACTAATGGGTGGCTTCACTCAGATGAATTCTTCGGTTACAAGCACGGCAATTTATTTGCACCAAATGAAGAAGCACTATCAGAACTTCTAACGGCAGTAATGAATGTTAAGGGTATCAAGACGTCAAATCCGACCCATGGACGTGTTTCCATACCTGCAGGTTATCCAGAAATGATGGAAAAACTTTCAAAGATACTTAAAACAGGACCGAGGAACTGGATAGGTATCCAAACAGGAGTGGAGACTGGTAGTGATGAACTTGCCAAAAAACATATGCCTAACAAGACCCTTCCACTCAGAATTGGTCCAGACGGAAGCTGGCTGGATATTGTCTGGCAGGGAGTATACGTAGAAACAAAGAATTACTGGAGACCGGCATTCACATTACAGGTTGGTCAGAACGAAGAGACTGAAGATGATAACTGGCAAACGGTTGAAATGATAAACAGACTCAGTAACTCATACTCTGAAGGTGGCAGACCTTTTGAGTTTACAGTCACACCACTTGTAAATGTTCCTCTTGGGAGAATAAAGTCCAGATCGCTCAACACAAATATGCTCACAAAGGATATGATGGCAGTTTACTATGCATCCTACAGACATCTTTCAAAAATGGCCACAAGAGATGGTTTCAGGGACACCGATGGTAACTTCTTATCAAGGATAGGAACAGGATCACTTATTTCCGGTGGTGGATATCTTATGATGAAATACATCGAAAAGAGGGCTGCAAAGATGGGAGTGGATATAGAGAAAGTGAAGCACTATGGAGTAGAGCATTCCAGGGAAATCACATCCCTATCGGCACTTGCAAGAGCATAA
- a CDS encoding Cdc6/Cdc18 family protein: MGKIIKNPEPLETSYIPGYLINRDNEIDSLRKNVVFPVMRGLSSNIFIYGQSGTGKTVTLRFLASMETGCYFHYENAISVGSFKRIVVKILSSLGKQVSEKQPFDSLFMALKRSTSMPIILVVDECLNLVKTDPDGLYNVLRSAELYDLRMGLILASVDNPALHMTSREIRRIGIFNEMKFNKYSTSDLSGILDHRSKESLYDGVIEPEIIDGIASISERSGSARMAIEILQKAAFISEYDNRRTIDMETVRKASAMINPYITESKLMELDQKELLILLSICQILERNIDATMEHITDQIGVNFETRDQPIPDLPLIYRAIRHLESLDIVEGVRESLGRGKGVKKRFFMGDLPVSVLIQKIFEIIE; encoded by the coding sequence TTGGGAAAAATAATAAAAAATCCTGAACCCCTGGAGACATCTTATATTCCAGGGTACCTTATTAACAGAGATAATGAGATAGATTCTTTACGGAAGAATGTAGTATTTCCAGTAATGAGAGGTTTATCAAGCAACATTTTTATCTACGGTCAGTCAGGTACAGGTAAAACTGTTACACTGAGATTTCTTGCATCCATGGAAACTGGATGTTATTTCCACTATGAAAATGCCATATCAGTAGGTTCCTTCAAGAGAATTGTGGTAAAGATACTTAGTTCACTTGGAAAACAGGTCTCCGAGAAACAGCCATTTGATTCTCTATTCATGGCACTCAAGAGATCTACCTCCATGCCCATTATACTTGTTGTGGATGAATGTCTGAATCTTGTAAAGACTGATCCAGATGGATTATACAATGTGCTCAGGTCGGCAGAGCTTTATGATCTCAGAATGGGTCTGATCCTCGCATCAGTTGATAATCCTGCCCTCCACATGACATCCAGGGAGATCAGAAGAATCGGTATTTTCAACGAAATGAAATTTAATAAATATTCAACGTCAGATCTTTCAGGCATTCTGGATCACCGGTCTAAGGAATCGCTTTATGATGGTGTTATTGAGCCAGAAATAATTGATGGTATAGCGTCCATAAGCGAAAGATCTGGAAGTGCAAGGATGGCCATAGAAATATTGCAGAAAGCTGCATTCATCAGTGAATATGATAATCGAAGGACAATTGACATGGAAACTGTCAGGAAGGCTTCTGCAATGATCAACCCGTATATTACTGAAAGTAAATTGATGGAACTGGATCAGAAAGAACTGCTGATCCTCCTGTCTATCTGTCAGATACTTGAAAGAAACATTGATGCAACCATGGAACATATAACCGATCAGATAGGAGTAAATTTTGAAACAAGGGATCAACCAATCCCAGATCTTCCTCTTATCTACAGGGCAATAAGACACCTGGAATCTCTTGATATAGTTGAGGGTGTGAGGGAAAGTTTAGGCAGGGGAAAGGGGGTTAAAAAGAGATTTTTCATGGGCGATCTACCAGTTTCAGTCCTTATACAGAAAATATTTGAAATAATAGAATGA
- a CDS encoding type B DNA-directed DNA polymerase, giving the protein MGSRTIVNLTAGKNPALWIYENGKIQYEKIHWRNWIFVTGDQFDMEFLERQMEDAGDIVYEHSVERDVYSRIEGLRIYIPQIREREFIKIIKGIGYGRKFRIYNGLLDPGLKIMAASNLTYFSIENPLDHDPEIPYMKFNVKYNGYRWKHAEINGVEFTNEMDAMKFFMDNFQRFPIIIYYDATSMATFLSRIDMIIGKRIGYRISGGRSFMSYGRVSYSTPSIHINGKISINGNSFMYEEGGIEGIFEISRITGLSPETVCRVTPGTAVSSLENYEAIRSGILIITDKDDHEDPKPLSAFMESDRGGYVFQPLPGFYRNVYEIDFSSMYPSIMHHFNMSPETIGTDKQVKLPGDNPYSTSVLKGFIPSSLDILLKRRLIYKYNKRIRRDFELRDKVLKWLLLTSFGYTGFKNARFGKIEMHEAITSVGRWALETAMRIGESEGFTPIHGIVDSLFIQGNGNIQNLLKRVRKNTSINIVMDGYYKWMVFLPARSGLGALNRYFGLKYDGSYKVRGIGIRRSDSPSLVIRAQEDILRLLEELEPGVNDHSIYTRYIELKDRYVRNIDRFPKSDFSLTLRPSKYYEDYMIKNIQKASMESLMEDGIEIMPGQSMNVIINDSVKKVVNFDDQPVDRKFYTRILLRNFEPFDFLFSKLIVKKQSDLSWWF; this is encoded by the coding sequence ATGGGCAGTAGAACCATAGTCAATCTTACAGCAGGGAAAAATCCTGCACTCTGGATTTATGAAAATGGCAAAATACAATATGAAAAGATCCACTGGAGGAACTGGATATTCGTCACCGGAGACCAGTTTGATATGGAATTTCTTGAAAGGCAAATGGAAGATGCTGGAGATATAGTTTATGAACATTCGGTGGAAAGAGATGTATATTCAAGAATTGAAGGTTTGAGAATCTATATACCACAGATCAGGGAAAGGGAATTCATAAAAATAATAAAGGGCATAGGATATGGAAGGAAATTCAGGATATATAATGGTCTCCTCGATCCTGGACTGAAGATCATGGCTGCCAGTAATTTAACCTATTTTTCCATAGAAAACCCTCTGGATCATGATCCAGAAATACCCTACATGAAGTTCAATGTTAAATACAATGGATACAGATGGAAACATGCTGAAATAAATGGTGTGGAATTCACCAACGAAATGGATGCCATGAAATTCTTTATGGATAATTTCCAGCGTTTTCCCATAATAATATACTACGATGCAACTTCAATGGCAACATTCCTTTCACGCATAGACATGATCATCGGTAAGAGGATAGGATACAGAATAAGTGGTGGCAGATCATTCATGTCATATGGAAGAGTCTCATATTCCACACCTTCAATACACATAAATGGAAAGATATCAATAAATGGGAATTCTTTCATGTATGAAGAAGGCGGCATTGAAGGCATATTTGAGATAAGTCGCATAACCGGGCTCTCTCCAGAGACAGTATGCAGGGTAACACCTGGAACTGCTGTATCATCACTGGAAAACTACGAGGCCATAAGATCAGGGATTCTTATAATTACAGACAAGGATGATCATGAAGATCCAAAGCCACTGAGTGCTTTCATGGAAAGTGATCGTGGAGGATACGTATTTCAGCCGCTCCCGGGATTTTATCGAAATGTTTACGAGATTGACTTCTCGTCAATGTATCCATCCATAATGCATCATTTCAATATGTCACCAGAAACAATAGGGACAGATAAACAGGTAAAACTCCCTGGGGATAATCCATACAGTACCAGCGTTTTGAAAGGATTCATCCCCTCATCACTTGACATACTGCTCAAGAGGAGACTTATATACAAATATAATAAGAGGATAAGAAGAGATTTTGAACTGAGGGATAAGGTTCTGAAATGGCTTCTTCTAACATCCTTTGGATACACAGGTTTCAAGAACGCAAGGTTTGGAAAGATAGAGATGCATGAAGCCATAACTTCCGTTGGAAGATGGGCACTTGAGACGGCCATGAGGATAGGCGAATCTGAGGGTTTCACCCCCATACATGGAATTGTGGATTCACTGTTTATTCAGGGAAATGGGAACATACAAAATCTTCTGAAAAGGGTGAGGAAGAACACATCCATAAATATAGTGATGGATGGATACTATAAGTGGATGGTGTTTCTGCCAGCAAGATCTGGTCTTGGTGCGTTAAACAGATATTTCGGACTGAAATATGACGGGAGCTACAAGGTGAGAGGAATAGGGATTAGACGTTCAGATTCTCCGTCACTGGTAATAAGGGCTCAGGAAGATATACTGAGGCTACTTGAAGAACTTGAGCCGGGGGTAAATGATCACTCCATATACACAAGATATATAGAATTAAAAGACAGATATGTAAGAAACATTGACAGATTTCCGAAAAGCGATTTTTCACTCACTCTGAGGCCGTCAAAATATTATGAGGATTATATGATTAAGAACATACAGAAAGCATCAATGGAATCGCTGATGGAGGATGGGATCGAGATCATGCCAGGGCAATCCATGAATGTAATAATCAATGATTCAGTAAAAAAGGTTGTTAACTTTGATGATCAACCGGTTGACAGGAAGTTCTACACCAGGATTCTTCTTAGAAACTTTGAGCCATTCGATTTTCTCTTCTCCAAACTCATTGTAAAAAAGCAATCAGATCTTTCATGGTGGTTCTAA
- a CDS encoding 3-dehydroquinate synthase gives MSGETVRKKLTIGYDETEYVCGKNAIEVENDEGTFIVSETISNIYPEKIKRFSEGKIIFVEDGENSKRIDNYEEVCRILMEREVERNSYLTYIGGGTIGDLSGFIASTYKRGLRLKAIPTTLLSQIDSSIGGKNGINFSGVKNAIGTFRNPERIVADTDFLMKNDQIIREGMAEIIKHGFSMDYTIIETLLNNDIESVKNGDILRDLIVKNADIKASVCNQDPYELLGRRYVLNFGHTVAHGIEAISRNRITHGAAVIYGIMYEMKMSEIYGMMKYDGISIMNKLMKRYGVNKIAVSDEMLDGSLSYIMNDKKIRNGKISIPMATKPGITNMAELKIEVFKELFLKAGRMM, from the coding sequence ATGAGTGGAGAAACAGTGAGAAAAAAGCTTACCATAGGATATGATGAAACTGAGTATGTATGCGGAAAAAATGCAATAGAAGTTGAGAACGATGAGGGAACATTCATTGTAAGTGAAACTATAAGTAATATTTACCCAGAGAAGATAAAAAGGTTTTCAGAAGGAAAAATTATCTTTGTTGAAGATGGTGAAAATTCAAAGAGAATTGATAACTATGAAGAAGTCTGCAGGATTTTAATGGAACGAGAAGTGGAGAGGAACAGCTACCTGACATATATAGGAGGGGGTACCATTGGTGACCTTTCTGGTTTCATAGCATCCACGTACAAGAGGGGACTGAGACTGAAAGCAATACCAACAACTCTACTATCACAGATTGACAGTTCCATAGGTGGAAAGAACGGAATAAATTTTTCTGGAGTAAAGAATGCCATAGGAACATTCAGGAACCCTGAAAGAATAGTGGCTGATACTGACTTTCTGATGAAAAATGATCAGATTATAAGAGAGGGCATGGCTGAGATAATAAAACACGGATTTTCCATGGATTACACTATAATTGAAACGCTCCTGAATAATGATATAGAAAGTGTGAAGAATGGAGATATTCTCAGAGATCTGATAGTGAAAAACGCAGATATAAAAGCTTCAGTGTGTAATCAAGATCCATATGAACTTCTGGGAAGAAGATATGTACTGAATTTTGGGCACACAGTAGCACATGGAATTGAAGCAATATCCAGAAACAGAATAACCCACGGAGCGGCAGTGATATATGGAATTATGTATGAAATGAAGATGTCAGAGATCTATGGAATGATGAAGTATGATGGGATAAGTATAATGAACAAACTGATGAAGAGATATGGCGTAAATAAGATAGCGGTCAGTGATGAAATGCTTGATGGAAGCCTTTCATACATAATGAATGACAAGAAAATAAGAAATGGAAAAATTTCAATTCCAATGGCCACTAAACCGGGAATAACAAATATGGCAGAACTTAAAATAGAGGTTTTCAAGGAATTGTTTTTAAAAGCAGGGAGAATGATGTGA
- a CDS encoding shikimate dehydrogenase family protein produces MMYGLLGSPVGKSWSEVLFNRIFELEENNNIYTAINVSPVTLKRLMEKMDVSFQGFNVTIPYKEDILRYTENRDPLVWKAGVSNVIKREGNGFTAFNTDYAGIEELFTKNGVRVDGKRVAIAGAGGVARIMIYYILTNFSPDTMHIFTRNPEITRKKIKGTWQYGNMKIRSYDDMEKYDVLINCTPLGMNEDDQSPFSPYFYDEKATAIDLTYQYDETKFMKYAAESGGRAINGRDMFFRQAEETYRIFFMDECEREIFSRARGDTLKWMTERLS; encoded by the coding sequence ATGATGTATGGACTTCTTGGATCACCCGTTGGAAAGTCCTGGAGTGAGGTTCTATTCAACAGAATATTCGAACTGGAAGAAAATAATAATATTTACACAGCAATAAATGTTAGTCCTGTAACATTGAAACGGTTAATGGAAAAAATGGATGTGAGCTTCCAGGGCTTCAACGTGACAATTCCATATAAGGAAGATATCCTCAGGTATACTGAAAACAGGGACCCGCTTGTGTGGAAGGCTGGTGTTTCAAATGTTATAAAGCGTGAGGGAAATGGTTTTACAGCCTTCAACACAGATTATGCTGGAATTGAGGAGCTATTCACTAAGAATGGTGTGAGGGTGGATGGAAAAAGAGTTGCTATAGCTGGAGCTGGTGGAGTTGCCAGAATAATGATCTATTACATACTTACAAACTTTAGCCCTGACACCATGCATATATTTACCAGAAATCCAGAAATAACCAGAAAAAAAATTAAGGGAACATGGCAGTACGGGAACATGAAAATTAGAAGTTACGATGATATGGAAAAATATGATGTCCTGATCAATTGCACACCACTGGGAATGAATGAAGATGACCAATCACCGTTCTCTCCATATTTTTATGACGAAAAGGCCACTGCCATAGATCTCACATACCAGTATGATGAAACAAAATTCATGAAATATGCTGCTGAAAGTGGAGGCAGGGCAATCAATGGCAGGGATATGTTCTTCAGACAGGCAGAAGAGACTTACAGGATCTTTTTCATGGATGAATGCGAAAGGGAAATATTCAGCAGGGCAAGAGGTGATACTTTAAAATGGATGACGGAACGCTTATCCTGA
- a CDS encoding shikimate kinase: protein MDDGTLILKMNSGISVLSAFVNWKGAALALDYQMEIMARKGEAKKNQWNIRRMLSILKSQYGKDSELQIDVNRKIPSGMGLKSSSALVSGVVKAYSLFNDIKMEIEDIVTVSSRISRQIRVSATGASDDLYASVLGGLCITDNRNAKLLRHYRIKEKHYIIITSKGRRSSYDFGKIDLSFLRNAYERMFQRLNSYNFEDIAIMNGFYLGTISGINMPGEILNKLRFNIMGINGKGPSLFLQYENPKTLERDVEILKKDNVGFLVASSTNISSSHEWKNE from the coding sequence ATGGATGACGGAACGCTTATCCTGAAAATGAATTCGGGGATATCTGTTCTCAGTGCTTTCGTGAACTGGAAAGGGGCAGCACTGGCACTGGACTATCAGATGGAAATAATGGCAAGAAAAGGAGAGGCAAAGAAAAACCAATGGAATATAAGGAGGATGCTCTCCATATTGAAAAGCCAGTATGGGAAGGATTCAGAACTGCAGATAGATGTAAACAGGAAGATACCTTCAGGGATGGGGCTTAAGAGCAGCAGTGCTCTGGTTTCTGGAGTTGTGAAGGCTTATTCCCTATTCAATGACATTAAAATGGAAATAGAAGATATTGTGACAGTATCAAGCCGAATATCAAGACAGATAAGAGTCTCAGCCACTGGAGCATCTGATGATCTATATGCTTCGGTGCTTGGTGGATTGTGCATAACAGATAACAGGAATGCGAAGCTGCTCAGGCATTACAGGATTAAGGAAAAACATTACATAATAATAACCTCGAAAGGAAGAAGATCGAGTTATGATTTTGGCAAGATTGATCTATCATTCCTCAGGAATGCATATGAGAGAATGTTTCAGAGACTGAATTCATACAACTTCGAGGATATTGCCATCATGAATGGATTTTATCTTGGAACAATATCGGGTATCAATATGCCGGGTGAGATATTGAACAAACTCAGGTTCAACATAATGGGAATAAATGGTAAAGGGCCTTCCCTCTTTCTTCAGTATGAAAACCCAAAAACACTGGAAAGAGACGTGGAAATTCTCAAAAAAGATAATGTGGGCTTTCTTGTTGCCTCGAGTACAAACATTTCTTCATCTCATGAGTGGAAAAATGAGTAG
- a CDS encoding 3-phosphoshikimate 1-carboxyvinyltransferase produces the protein MSRILIPQELNGKVDAPSSKSMSQRVLLLSAFLPGHKRIGPISGCDDEIIALGICSSNGMKIIKDGKYYNIYGSFTNPELINVGESGTALRMVLGLLASRRCSCAIETEGKLLERPLKPLIISLESIGCRFSMNGRTLIFDGTNAKYVSEISINGELSSQFTSSILLYMALNPIDEKIVHIEGEINSEGYLNMTADILRKLGLTIKRTGSDFIINGTLNEMNTSFEIEGDYSSASFLIAAGLLLSGKGIEINNLKKESMQPDANILNLLNGLLQYGENSIIAMKKDITSMLEVDVNINPDLAPVIALLGMFSQKGASIKNSDRLSGKESDRKMAIIQIAEAFGSDVTEEDETLYIGPCRDDISPALPISLDHRIVMETILAQSMVSEKFIVHNPESLNKSYPSFIDDLISLGFKEELE, from the coding sequence ATGAGTAGGATTTTAATTCCGCAAGAACTAAATGGAAAGGTGGATGCCCCTTCTTCCAAGAGCATGTCACAGAGGGTTTTATTGCTTTCTGCATTCCTTCCGGGTCACAAACGAATTGGACCGATCTCTGGATGCGATGACGAAATAATTGCACTGGGAATATGCAGTTCTAACGGAATGAAGATAATAAAGGACGGAAAATATTACAATATTTACGGTTCATTCACTAATCCGGAGTTAATAAATGTTGGAGAATCTGGTACTGCTCTCAGAATGGTGCTTGGCCTTCTTGCATCAAGAAGATGCAGTTGCGCAATTGAGACTGAAGGGAAGCTTTTGGAAAGACCATTGAAACCACTTATAATTTCACTGGAAAGCATTGGATGCAGATTTTCAATGAATGGCAGAACACTCATTTTTGATGGTACTAATGCCAAATATGTGAGTGAAATATCCATAAACGGAGAATTGAGTTCCCAGTTCACCAGTTCTATTCTTTTATACATGGCACTCAACCCCATAGACGAAAAGATAGTACATATTGAAGGAGAGATTAATTCAGAAGGATATCTAAATATGACTGCAGATATACTTAGAAAATTGGGGCTGACCATAAAAAGAACCGGAAGTGATTTCATTATAAATGGAACGCTGAATGAAATGAATACTTCATTTGAAATAGAAGGAGATTATTCATCAGCCTCATTCCTTATTGCAGCTGGACTATTACTATCAGGAAAAGGAATAGAGATAAATAATCTGAAAAAGGAAAGCATGCAACCTGATGCAAATATTCTAAATTTGCTTAATGGACTCCTGCAATATGGAGAAAATTCAATAATTGCCATGAAAAAAGATATTACTAGTATGCTAGAGGTTGATGTCAACATAAATCCAGATCTGGCACCAGTTATAGCCCTTCTTGGAATGTTTTCCCAAAAGGGAGCCAGCATTAAAAATTCAGATAGACTATCAGGAAAGGAGAGTGACAGGAAAATGGCCATTATTCAAATAGCTGAAGCCTTTGGGTCGGATGTAACTGAAGAAGACGAAACTCTGTATATTGGTCCATGCCGAGACGATATTTCACCTGCACTCCCAATCTCATTAGATCACAGAATTGTTATGGAGACCATTCTGGCTCAGTCTATGGTATCAGAGAAATTCATTGTACACAATCCTGAAAGTCTTAACAAGAGTTATCCTTCATTTATAGATGATTTAATTTCTCTTGGATTTAAGGAGGAATTGGAATAA